Proteins co-encoded in one Thermomicrobiales bacterium genomic window:
- a CDS encoding PPOX class F420-dependent oxidoreductase, whose protein sequence is MATNGTLSAAEREFISAVRFGVLATIGHDGTPQQTVMWYDVRGDQIMMNTTADRIKRGNIQRDPRVSICIEEGYKYVTLRGVVAEIIDEPEAALNDILSLAVRYNPGTTPADHTQFLGQARQTLLIRIDRVLSNGLGG, encoded by the coding sequence ATGGCGACCAATGGGACACTAAGCGCGGCGGAGCGTGAGTTCATCAGCGCAGTCCGCTTCGGCGTACTGGCGACGATCGGCCACGATGGAACCCCTCAGCAGACAGTGATGTGGTACGACGTGCGCGGCGATCAGATCATGATGAACACCACAGCGGACCGAATCAAGCGCGGCAATATCCAGCGCGACCCGCGCGTCTCGATCTGTATCGAAGAAGGCTATAAGTACGTCACACTCCGGGGTGTGGTGGCCGAGATTATCGACGAGCCGGAGGCAGCGCTGAACGATATTCTGTCGCTCGCGGTCCGTTACAATCCCGGCACAACGCCGGCAGATCACACGCAGTTCCTGGGTCAGGCCCGACAGACGCTGCTGATCCGAATCGATCGAGTCCTGTCAAACGGACTGGGCGGGTAG
- a CDS encoding zinc ribbon domain-containing protein, with amino-acid sequence MRRYGYRCGSCDEEFDLERPVSEAGEPTTCPFCGEPAQRVFHSPKFLFKGDPSDNRPVWHNHGAFGHAHPPRRGHHPPGVEDE; translated from the coding sequence ATGCGACGCTACGGATATCGCTGCGGCTCGTGCGACGAGGAGTTCGACCTGGAGCGGCCAGTGAGCGAAGCGGGAGAGCCGACGACATGCCCGTTCTGCGGGGAGCCGGCCCAACGCGTCTTCCACTCGCCCAAGTTCCTGTTCAAAGGCGACCCCAGCGACAATCGGCCCGTCTGGCATAACCATGGGGCCTTCGGCCACGCTCACCCACCGCGCCGGGGACATCACCCGCCGGGGGTCGAGGACGAGTAA
- a CDS encoding zinc ABC transporter substrate-binding protein, producing the protein MMARRAISGALAFVILLSAFVLVSCGSPDAAGADSLSVVATTTIIADMARNVGGDRVTVRSLVPANADPHSFEPTPREIGAVARADVVLEHGMGLDAWVINMIDVSGTDAHVAVVTDRVTTIEGEQHEEDASGHSHEGEDPHVWFDVANAQVMVANIRDALIAADPGSAEIYRANATRYQSELADLDGWIREQIATIPESQRKLVTNHDAFGYYVHTYGLTLVGTIVPSLDAQAQPSARETAALIDLIRAEGVRAIFTEAALNPTLARRIAEDAGVQIVSNLYGDSLGPAGSGADTYIGMMRTDTTRIVEALR; encoded by the coding sequence ATGATGGCCCGACGCGCTATCAGTGGCGCGCTGGCGTTCGTCATCTTGCTCAGCGCCTTCGTGCTTGTCTCCTGCGGCTCGCCGGATGCGGCCGGCGCGGATAGCTTGTCGGTCGTCGCCACCACCACGATTATCGCCGATATGGCTCGCAACGTTGGCGGCGATCGCGTGACGGTTCGCAGCCTCGTGCCGGCCAACGCAGACCCGCACTCGTTCGAGCCAACCCCACGGGAGATTGGCGCGGTCGCCCGGGCCGATGTCGTCCTCGAACATGGCATGGGTCTGGATGCCTGGGTTATCAATATGATCGACGTGTCGGGAACTGACGCGCATGTCGCGGTCGTCACCGATAGGGTGACGACGATCGAGGGCGAGCAGCATGAAGAAGATGCCAGCGGGCATAGCCACGAGGGCGAAGATCCACATGTCTGGTTCGATGTCGCCAATGCACAGGTGATGGTCGCGAACATCCGCGACGCGCTGATCGCCGCCGACCCGGGCTCGGCCGAGATCTATCGCGCAAATGCAACACGCTACCAGTCCGAGCTCGCGGATCTCGATGGCTGGATTCGAGAGCAGATCGCGACCATACCGGAGTCGCAACGAAAGCTGGTGACGAATCACGACGCCTTTGGCTATTACGTCCACACCTATGGCCTGACGCTGGTCGGGACGATTGTGCCCAGCCTCGATGCGCAGGCGCAGCCGTCGGCGCGTGAGACGGCCGCGCTCATCGACCTGATCAGGGCCGAGGGGGTGAGAGCGATTTTCACCGAGGCCGCGCTCAATCCGACGCTGGCCCGACGCATCGCCGAGGACGCCGGTGTCCAGATCGTCAGCAACCTGTACGGGGACTCGCTTGGCCCGGCCGGCAGCGGCGCTGATACCTACATCGGCATGATGCGCACCGACACCACCCGGATTGTCGAGGCGTTGCGATGA